The Euphorbia lathyris chromosome 3, ddEupLath1.1, whole genome shotgun sequence genome contains a region encoding:
- the LOC136222058 gene encoding vacuolar fusion protein MON1 homolog yields the protein MSTASGSGDDTNPNPKPLEGHFESVTIEDSNPVIQLEASEEPIGESDNIVRSDEASAGPQQESSFNGSLEDNGNHEERNSEDETTESGSDARGFGDGDGASSVVWRAKNSELEVDGPPSPSSSGYAGERGSSSASSGSRIGDLSEDEIREIRNDGHVEGALDSQAAWVPGKRHVNEDDGSISWRKRKKHFFVLSHSGKPIYSRYGDEYKLAGFSATLQAIISFVENGSDRVKSVRAGKHQVVFLVKGPIYSVCISCTEEPYESLRGQLELFYGQMILILTKSVNRCFEKNPKFDMTPLLGGTDVVFSSLIHSFSWNPATFLHAYTCLPLAYATRQAAGAILQDVADSGVLFAILMCKHKVVSLVGAQKASLHPDDMLLLSNFIMSSESFRTSESFSPICLPRYNPMAFLYAYVHFLDVDTYLMLLTTSSDAFYHLKDCRLRIEMVLLKSNVLSEVQRSMLEGGMRVEDLPGDPLPRAGTASPHLGQHRLQTESPERFRESHVGNGGPAGLWHFIYRSIYLDQYVSSEFSSPINSSQQQKRLYRAYQKLYASMHDKGNGPHKTQYRRDENYVLLCWVTPDFELYAAFDPLADKALAIKTCNRVCQWVKDVENEIFLLGASPFSW from the exons ATGTCCACCGCCTCTGGTTCCGGCGACGATACGAACCCTAATCCTAAGCCTCTTGAAGGTCATTTTGAATCGGTAACTATTGAAGATTCTAATCCCGTCATTCAATTAGAAGCATCGGAGGAGCCAATTGGAGAATCCGATAACATCGTTCGTAGTGATGAAGCATCGGCGGGACCGCAACAGGAATCATCCTTTAATGGATCACTAGAAGACAACGGTAATCACGAGGAGAGAAATTCTGAAGATGAGACAACAGAATCTGGAAGTGATGCGAGGGGTTTTGGCGATGGTGACGGTGCCAGTAGTGTTGTGTGGAGGGCGAAGAATTCGGAGCTGGAAGTGGACGGACCTCCAAGCCCTAGCAGTAGTGGATATGCCGGCGAGAGAGGGAGTAGTAGCGCCAGTAGTGGCTCGAGGATTGGTGACCTGAGTGAAGATGAGATACGGGAAATTAGGAACGATGGTCACGTCGAGGGCGCTTTGGACTCGCAAGCAGCCTGGGTGCCTGGAAAACGGCATGTCAATGAG GATGATGGTTCCATCTCATGgaggaaaagaaaaaagcaTTTCTTTGTATTGAGTCACTCTGGGAAACCAATATATTCCAG ATATGGTGATGAGTACAAGCTAGCAGGATTTTCAGCAACCTTGCAAGCCATCATTTCTTTCGTTGAAAATGG GAGCGATCGTGTCAAATCAGTTAGGGCAGGCAAGCACCAG GTGGTTTTTCTTGTAAAAGGACCAATTTACTCAGTTTGCATCAGTTGCACAGAAGAACCATATGAATCATTAAGGGGGCAATTGGAGCTATTCTATGGTCAG ATGATACTCATTTTAACAAAATCAGTAAATCGATGTTTTGAAAAGAATCCAAAGTTTGATATGACACCCTTGCTTGGTGGCACAGATGTTGTCTTCTCATCTCTTATACATTCCTTTAGTTG GAACCCGGCAACATTTCTTCATGCATATACTTGTCTTCCCCTAGCTTATGCGACAAGGCAAGCTGCAGGTGCTATATTGCAAGATGTTGCTGATTCAGGTGTACTCTTTGCAATATTAATGTGCAAACACAAA GTTGTCAGTCTAGTTGGTGCTCAGAAAGCGTCCCTTCATCCCGATGATATGCTGCTGCTTTCCAATTTTATCATGTCATCAGAATCATTTAG GACATCTGAATCTTTCTCACCAATCTGCCTGCCAAGATATAATCCCATGGCATTTCTATATGCTTATGTTCATTTTCTTGAT GTTGACACATACTTAATGCTGCTTACGACTAGTTCAGATGCCTTTTATCATCTCAAGGATTGTAG ACTTCGTATTGAAATGGTTCTTCTCAAGTCGAATGTTCTTAGTGAAGTTCAGAGATCCATGCTAGAAGGAGGGATGCGTGTTGAGGATCTGCCTGGTGATCCATTACCTCGTGCTGGAACTGCTTCTCCGCATTTAGGACAACACAGACTACAAACTGAGTCCCCTGAAAGATTTAGAGAATCTCATGTTGGCAATGGTGGTCCTGCTGGACTTTGGCATTTTATATATCGCAGTATATATCTGGATCAGTATGTATCTTCTGAGTTTTCATCACCAATTAACAGTTCACAACAACAGAAACG ATTGTATAGGGCTTACCAGAAACTTTATGCTTCCATGCATGATAAAGGAAATGGGCCCCACAAAACCCAGTATAGAAGAGATGAGAATTATG TTCTACTCTGTTGGGTCACCCCAGATTTCGAACTTTATGCAGCATTTGATCCACTTGCAGACAAG GCTTTGGCAATAAAGACCTGCAACAGGGTTTGCCAATGGGTGAAAGATGTCGAAAATGAGATTTTTTTGCTGGGAGCAAGCCCTTTTTCATGGTGA